One Candidatus Poribacteria bacterium genomic region harbors:
- a CDS encoding phenylacetate--CoA ligase family protein yields MGPQRDLLVHAFKAAYGVVPYPLRAGFRDVVFSPRLACLYVEARRQFRAACTWNRDQTEAYQLDVLRSLLEHARQRVPFYRDLFRRHGWHADSFGSLDDLRRLPALDKVALSDDRMRFVADDCPPQRLTYMTTSGSTGIPFGFYLERGRTNVATLAHLHETWAQVGWTPRSRNVVLRGKFVGSAERGRYHAHDPLARELLLSSYHLSPQVIAEHFLPAMQRYRPEYLHAYPSAATILAQHVIETGQRPPPLRAALLASENLYDWQRRLVETAFGCPVVSWYGMAERAAFALQVDDPPGYCFHAAYGIAELLSPAGEPVTRHGDVGEIVVTGFHNRAMPFIRYRTGDLAALDTSETSQCPGFLRVSRIEGRLQELVVTSDGRHVSMTAVNMHNDLFDRVEQFQFEQVEPGKLSMRIARRPDYGEADERRICDEIGEKLAGIDIHIEYVESIPRSASGKHRFLIQRLPVRYSD; encoded by the coding sequence ATGGGACCGCAACGAGATCTGCTGGTGCATGCCTTCAAGGCAGCGTACGGTGTCGTGCCGTATCCGCTTCGGGCCGGGTTCCGCGACGTCGTGTTCTCGCCGAGGCTGGCGTGTCTCTACGTCGAGGCGCGAAGGCAGTTCCGCGCCGCGTGCACGTGGAACCGCGACCAGACTGAAGCGTACCAACTGGACGTCCTGCGGAGCCTGCTCGAACACGCTCGACAGCGCGTGCCGTTCTATCGCGACCTATTCAGACGACACGGCTGGCACGCCGATTCGTTCGGGTCGCTGGACGACCTCCGAAGGCTCCCTGCCCTCGACAAGGTGGCTCTGAGCGACGATCGGATGCGGTTCGTCGCTGACGACTGCCCACCACAGCGGCTCACGTACATGACCACCAGCGGATCGACCGGCATCCCGTTCGGATTCTACCTGGAACGCGGCAGGACGAACGTGGCGACCCTGGCACACCTGCACGAGACATGGGCTCAGGTCGGGTGGACGCCGCGAAGCCGCAACGTCGTGCTTCGGGGCAAGTTCGTCGGTTCCGCTGAACGTGGCCGCTATCACGCCCACGACCCACTGGCGCGAGAACTGCTGTTGTCCTCGTACCACCTCTCGCCACAGGTCATTGCCGAGCACTTTCTGCCCGCCATGCAGCGGTATCGGCCGGAGTACCTGCACGCCTATCCGTCCGCAGCGACGATCCTGGCGCAGCATGTCATCGAAACGGGTCAGAGGCCTCCGCCGCTTCGCGCCGCACTCCTTGCGTCGGAGAACCTCTACGACTGGCAACGCCGGCTCGTCGAGACGGCGTTCGGATGCCCCGTCGTGTCGTGGTACGGGATGGCTGAGCGTGCCGCGTTCGCCTTGCAGGTGGACGATCCGCCGGGGTATTGTTTCCACGCGGCGTATGGCATCGCCGAGCTGCTCTCTCCGGCAGGCGAACCGGTGACGCGCCATGGTGACGTCGGAGAGATCGTCGTGACCGGGTTCCACAATCGGGCGATGCCCTTCATACGCTACCGAACTGGTGACCTGGCGGCTCTCGACACATCCGAGACCTCCCAGTGCCCCGGTTTTCTGCGGGTCTCGCGCATCGAAGGACGGTTGCAGGAGCTTGTTGTCACAAGCGACGGCCGGCACGTCTCGATGACCGCGGTGAACATGCACAACGACCTGTTCGACCGCGTCGAGCAGTTCCAGTTTGAGCAGGTAGAGCCCGGCAAACTGTCGATGCGCATCGCGAGGCGTCCGGACTACGGCGAGGCGGACGAGCGGCGGATTTGCGACGAGATTGGGGAGAAACTGGCAGGTATCGACATCCACATCGAGTATGTCGAATCGATCCCGCGCAGCGCATCCGGGAAGCACCGGTTCCTGATCCAGCGACTCCCGGTGCGGTACTCCGATTGA
- a CDS encoding zinc-binding dehydrogenase has translation MRQVFLKDGEVIVDDVPAPVVQDQCVLVRVRASCVSPGTELASLEASGKSLIQRSLEQPQRVRQVIDRALSSGVRATIREVRRKVSAAHQIGYSAAGVVLELGRGVEGLLPGMAVACAGAQFAHHAEVICVPKNLVVPVPPALPFRHASTVALGAIALQGIRRASPTIGETFVVIGLGAVGQLTAQALRANGCRVIGSDLSANRVALAERLGMATHIDPAANDPVEQVLLNTDGLGADGVIVAAHAANDEVISTAFRMCRRKGRVVLVGHVGLNVRRQDIYEKELDFLISTSYGAGRYDPEYEERGVDYPFAYVRWTEQRNMRAYLELLRDSAMDVGPLVEAAYPIDRAADAYRELQHGQQKPLLVVLDYPDPGDAPSTHVRLEHTPRRGIQSESPVRVALVGAGSFAKGTYVPILSELSDLCQVRAVVSRTGANAVAVARQLGADHALTDYAALLADETIDAVILTTPHDVHASMAMLALRARKHVLVEKPLCMTWKEYHDIQDLLSELGSDAPVLQTGFNRRFAPDIAAMASIVGRRTNPMIIDYRMNAGRLPPDHWFFSSSGGGRNRGEACHIYDLFCYLTGASVESVAVTHIVPRTHHCRHDDNFSATFAFAEGSIATLTYTALGSSDHPKETMEVFVDGAVLTLNDYRGWAAKGVRAKGDSRRVADKGHRSAVRAFFQSIRHGTEPPIPVWEQLHATEMTLWVEDRLQPQADGLQAEVE, from the coding sequence GTGAGGCAGGTGTTCCTCAAGGACGGCGAGGTGATCGTCGATGACGTGCCGGCTCCCGTCGTGCAGGACCAATGCGTCCTTGTGCGCGTGCGCGCCTCGTGCGTTTCTCCCGGCACGGAGCTTGCCTCGCTTGAGGCGAGCGGGAAGTCATTGATCCAGCGCTCGCTGGAGCAACCACAGAGAGTTCGACAGGTCATCGACCGGGCTTTGTCATCGGGCGTCCGGGCAACGATCCGCGAGGTCCGGCGGAAGGTGTCCGCTGCACACCAGATCGGATACTCTGCGGCAGGCGTCGTCCTCGAACTAGGGCGGGGAGTCGAGGGTCTACTGCCTGGAATGGCAGTAGCATGTGCCGGTGCGCAGTTCGCCCATCACGCAGAAGTGATCTGCGTTCCAAAGAACCTCGTCGTGCCTGTTCCTCCGGCGTTGCCGTTCCGCCATGCGAGCACGGTGGCGCTCGGTGCGATCGCCCTTCAGGGGATACGTCGCGCATCCCCGACGATCGGTGAGACGTTTGTCGTGATTGGCCTTGGGGCAGTGGGCCAACTGACCGCTCAGGCGCTCAGAGCCAATGGTTGCCGCGTGATCGGATCGGACCTCTCCGCCAATCGAGTCGCCCTGGCGGAACGTCTTGGGATGGCGACACACATCGACCCGGCTGCAAACGACCCCGTGGAGCAAGTGCTACTGAACACGGACGGCCTCGGCGCCGACGGTGTGATCGTTGCCGCGCATGCAGCCAACGACGAGGTGATCTCGACGGCATTCCGCATGTGCCGGCGAAAGGGCAGAGTGGTCCTGGTCGGCCACGTCGGCCTGAATGTGCGCCGCCAGGACATCTACGAGAAGGAACTGGACTTCCTCATCTCGACTTCGTACGGTGCCGGTCGGTACGATCCCGAATACGAAGAGCGCGGCGTCGACTATCCGTTCGCGTACGTTCGCTGGACCGAGCAGCGCAACATGAGGGCGTACCTGGAACTCCTTCGTGACTCGGCGATGGATGTCGGGCCGCTGGTCGAAGCTGCCTACCCAATCGATCGGGCGGCCGACGCGTACCGTGAGCTCCAGCACGGGCAGCAGAAGCCCCTGCTGGTCGTGCTGGACTACCCGGACCCTGGCGATGCCCCATCGACGCATGTCCGCCTGGAACACACGCCGAGACGGGGGATTCAGTCTGAATCGCCGGTTCGTGTCGCCTTGGTGGGTGCAGGGAGCTTCGCCAAGGGCACCTATGTGCCCATCTTGTCGGAGCTGTCGGATCTATGCCAGGTGCGGGCCGTGGTGAGCCGCACAGGGGCGAACGCTGTCGCTGTCGCCCGTCAGCTAGGAGCCGACCACGCGCTGACGGACTACGCGGCGCTGCTTGCCGACGAAACCATCGACGCCGTCATCCTGACGACGCCTCACGATGTCCATGCCTCGATGGCGATGCTCGCGCTCAGAGCCCGGAAGCATGTCCTCGTCGAGAAGCCTCTCTGCATGACCTGGAAGGAGTACCACGACATCCAGGATCTGCTTTCGGAGCTCGGCTCGGATGCGCCTGTGCTGCAGACGGGGTTCAACCGACGGTTTGCGCCGGACATTGCGGCAATGGCGAGCATCGTCGGACGGCGCACCAACCCCATGATCATCGACTACCGGATGAACGCAGGCCGTCTGCCGCCCGACCATTGGTTCTTTTCTTCATCTGGCGGCGGACGAAATCGCGGCGAAGCTTGCCATATCTACGATCTGTTCTGCTACCTGACGGGCGCATCGGTTGAGAGCGTTGCTGTAACCCACATCGTGCCGCGCACCCATCATTGCCGGCACGATGACAACTTCTCCGCGACGTTCGCATTCGCAGAGGGAAGCATCGCGACGCTGACTTACACCGCGCTGGGATCATCGGACCACCCGAAAGAGACGATGGAGGTCTTTGTCGACGGGGCGGTGCTCACCCTCAACGACTATCGCGGCTGGGCTGCCAAGGGCGTGCGCGCGAAAGGCGACAGCAGACGCGTGGCGGATAAGGGACACCGATCCGCCGTGCGCGCGTTCTTCCAGTCCATACGACACGGAACAGAACCACCCATCCCTGTCTGGGAACAGCTACACGCGACGGAGATGACGCTCTGGGTCGAGGATCGTCTTCAGCCCCAGGCCGACGGGCTTCAAGCGGAGGTCGAATGA
- a CDS encoding DUF362 domain-containing protein, with protein sequence MSTAENASMTADVAVAHVEFPMYPQEPPYHPGDVYPEYRLGEHSPQPNHAYAAVREAFHLNGMDSANYGTDRWNPLGTVIEPGDRVVIKPNFVLSFNEEGHGLDPVVTHPSVLRAIADYAFIALQGSGSVRIADAPQWDCDFEELSAWGGFEAITAFYERHRLDFAFLDLRKLRRRVTDRGYVRQDDRVYLDGDPNGYTVVDLGARSALADLPNPERLYGSDYDRTETVSHHHEGRHEYLVSRTVLEADIVINAPKMKVHKKVGVTLNIKNLVGINGDKNYLPHYRVGSPREGGDEYPDTMDVKGRKALAARTWLQERLLTSGSRVGEFIYSVVFGAYRLLRDGLHVRVDKPVVAGNWHRNDTCWRMAVDLMNILIYADADGTIRDEPQRRFLSVVDGIVGGQLHGPLSPKPIASGWVVVGDHPYAVDMAVTRLMGFDWRKVPQLGFAQAEASTGSLAERFRLADPDALRVHARDGDVSSMMRHRRRVGVEFDPHPGWRGHIELLADEQEPNA encoded by the coding sequence ATGTCCACCGCAGAGAATGCATCGATGACGGCAGACGTCGCGGTCGCCCACGTCGAGTTCCCAATGTATCCTCAGGAACCTCCCTACCACCCCGGCGACGTCTATCCCGAGTACCGGCTTGGGGAACACTCACCTCAACCGAATCACGCGTATGCCGCTGTGCGTGAAGCGTTCCATCTGAACGGCATGGATTCGGCGAACTACGGAACGGATCGCTGGAACCCGCTAGGGACGGTCATTGAGCCTGGGGATCGCGTCGTCATCAAGCCGAACTTCGTGCTCTCGTTCAACGAAGAGGGCCATGGGCTCGATCCGGTCGTCACACACCCGTCGGTGCTCCGGGCAATCGCCGACTACGCGTTCATCGCCCTCCAGGGGTCCGGTTCTGTGCGGATCGCTGACGCGCCGCAGTGGGACTGCGACTTTGAGGAACTGTCGGCATGGGGCGGGTTCGAAGCCATCACGGCGTTCTACGAGCGCCACAGGCTCGATTTCGCTTTCCTCGACCTGCGCAAGCTGCGCCGTCGCGTGACGGATCGCGGGTACGTTCGGCAGGATGACCGCGTCTACTTGGATGGTGATCCTAATGGGTACACCGTCGTCGACCTGGGAGCACGAAGTGCGCTCGCGGATCTGCCGAATCCTGAGCGTCTCTACGGCAGTGACTACGACCGAACCGAGACCGTGAGCCACCATCACGAGGGTCGCCACGAGTACCTAGTCTCCCGCACCGTCCTAGAGGCTGACATCGTCATCAATGCGCCCAAGATGAAGGTGCATAAGAAGGTCGGCGTCACGCTGAATATCAAGAACCTCGTCGGGATCAACGGCGACAAGAACTACCTGCCCCACTACCGCGTCGGCTCGCCCAGAGAAGGCGGCGACGAATACCCGGACACGATGGACGTCAAGGGCCGAAAAGCCCTGGCAGCGAGGACATGGCTCCAGGAGCGCCTGCTGACATCGGGGTCGCGCGTTGGGGAGTTCATCTACTCGGTCGTATTTGGCGCATACCGTCTGCTGCGCGATGGATTGCACGTTCGCGTCGACAAGCCGGTCGTGGCCGGGAACTGGCACCGCAACGACACCTGCTGGCGCATGGCCGTCGATCTGATGAACATCCTGATCTACGCCGATGCCGACGGCACGATCCGGGATGAGCCGCAGAGGCGGTTCCTATCGGTCGTCGATGGCATCGTCGGCGGGCAGTTGCACGGACCCCTGTCCCCCAAGCCAATCGCCAGCGGCTGGGTGGTCGTCGGGGACCATCCGTACGCGGTGGACATGGCGGTGACGCGGCTCATGGGGTTTGACTGGCGAAAGGTACCGCAGCTCGGGTTCGCCCAGGCGGAGGCGTCGACGGGCTCGCTTGCCGAGCGCTTCCGGCTCGCGGACCCGGACGCGCTGCGTGTCCACGCAAGAGATGGCGATGTTTCGTCGATGATGCGCCATCGTCGGCGTGTGGGCGTGGAGTTCGACCCGCACCCCGGCTGGCGAGGTCACATCGAGCTGCTGGCAGACGAACAGGAACCGAACGCGTAA
- a CDS encoding lipopolysaccharide biosynthesis protein, translating into MKAGDFGAEAGPRLQDHMNHGDEMGELSDNRRRDTLRRGVVISYIAMAVQFPCSVLAQMLLSRAMGSAAYGQFGIFQSVVFLLLPFTSLGVIYGIPVFVASDARREQTSHRLMVLSLALFVGAATVVAPLLNMLPEGLHVATSAGIAERVMWIVAAVALAYRTGVESLFIGQQDFLRRAIVALIYPLMFASLAVGAVVAQIRVDAFRASVMWTASFVVCAFASWLLVRRRLGTGSAGGTALVVQLGGLGFRAVLANFSTALFFRSPYLVAERLMTPVFIGLWNCVNTLADTGRQVSGVLGRVLLPYAAQRSIRSTTVAVVQAMTLALAAGFLVVLAFPTSFTQIVFGAEFADPDYVLVASFPGIAATVVASAVIQVIAARGFPLVTSVLPAVGTAIFVPCAVATHSAGTTWFAISFSVSQIVWLALCLAVYHTWEGFGWRGWCDTSIMRRALTLGRRADPSSPNSSNG; encoded by the coding sequence GTGAAGGCAGGAGACTTCGGCGCAGAAGCGGGCCCGCGCTTGCAGGATCACATGAACCACGGCGACGAGATGGGCGAGCTCTCAGACAACCGACGCCGCGATACGCTCCGGCGGGGCGTCGTGATTTCCTACATCGCGATGGCGGTTCAGTTCCCGTGCTCGGTTCTCGCCCAGATGCTCCTTAGTCGCGCGATGGGGTCGGCTGCGTACGGGCAGTTCGGCATCTTCCAGAGCGTTGTCTTCCTTCTTCTTCCGTTTACCTCGCTCGGAGTCATTTACGGCATCCCGGTGTTTGTCGCGTCGGACGCTCGCCGCGAGCAGACCTCGCACAGACTGATGGTGCTCTCTTTGGCTCTGTTTGTCGGAGCGGCGACAGTTGTGGCTCCGTTGCTCAACATGCTCCCGGAGGGGTTACACGTCGCAACGTCAGCGGGCATCGCCGAGCGCGTCATGTGGATCGTTGCGGCAGTCGCACTGGCATACCGGACAGGCGTGGAGTCGCTGTTCATCGGCCAGCAGGACTTCCTCCGGCGAGCCATCGTCGCGCTCATCTACCCCCTCATGTTCGCTTCGCTTGCCGTTGGCGCGGTTGTCGCGCAGATCCGGGTCGACGCATTCAGGGCGTCCGTGATGTGGACTGCTTCGTTTGTCGTCTGCGCGTTTGCCTCATGGCTTCTCGTCCGGCGACGGCTCGGGACCGGCTCTGCTGGTGGAACCGCGCTCGTCGTGCAGCTCGGGGGTCTCGGCTTCCGGGCAGTCCTGGCGAACTTCTCGACCGCCCTTTTCTTTCGAAGCCCATACCTGGTCGCCGAGCGGCTGATGACGCCGGTGTTCATCGGGCTGTGGAATTGCGTCAACACGCTGGCTGACACGGGACGTCAGGTGTCCGGCGTTCTTGGGCGTGTGCTGCTGCCATACGCGGCGCAGCGCTCGATCCGTTCGACCACCGTTGCTGTGGTCCAGGCAATGACGCTTGCCTTGGCAGCCGGGTTCCTCGTGGTCCTGGCGTTCCCCACCTCGTTTACGCAGATAGTGTTCGGCGCGGAGTTCGCGGACCCCGATTACGTGTTGGTCGCCTCGTTCCCGGGGATCGCCGCGACCGTGGTCGCCTCGGCGGTCATCCAGGTGATCGCCGCGCGCGGGTTCCCACTGGTGACGTCGGTGCTCCCTGCCGTCGGCACTGCGATATTCGTCCCATGTGCTGTCGCAACGCACTCAGCAGGGACGACATGGTTCGCTATCTCGTTCTCTGTGTCTCAGATCGTCTGGTTGGCTCTGTGCCTTGCCGTGTACCACACGTGGGAGGGCTTTGGTTGGCGGGGCTGGTGTGACACGAGTATCATGCGTAGAGCCCTGACCTTGGGACGCCGTGCCGACCCGAGCTCGCCCAACAGCTCCAATGGCTGA
- a CDS encoding class I SAM-dependent methyltransferase, with protein MADSQGLMQSKGMRMRTPKEVVEAFRSARTRLAPVLRELDWDRLSKYDRDIARAAHNPVVDRIDNESVPYMRVATYLRRQFPDGGTVVDVGSFVPTLPLMLAELGFHVVTVEKHELYAGEYAKITSALRETSIEFLDLDIISDPLPGTFDAVLLMAVIEHLNGSPRALLQKCHGLLRDGTSRFVLDVPNAASLWKRLRMLLRGRPPFPAIEHYYDSEYPYAGHNREYTPSDVRKVLEWSGFRVECMDTFNYHLPGILPRLVQACATSDAKQCVLAFCSPI; from the coding sequence ATGGCTGACAGTCAAGGGCTGATGCAGTCGAAGGGAATGCGAATGAGAACCCCGAAGGAGGTGGTCGAGGCGTTTCGGAGCGCCAGAACCCGCCTCGCGCCGGTTCTGAGAGAACTGGACTGGGATCGGCTGAGCAAGTACGACCGCGACATCGCGCGTGCTGCCCACAATCCGGTCGTGGATCGGATCGACAACGAGTCCGTCCCGTACATGCGGGTTGCGACGTACCTTCGCCGTCAGTTCCCAGATGGGGGCACCGTGGTCGATGTCGGCAGTTTCGTTCCGACGTTGCCCCTCATGTTGGCGGAACTCGGGTTCCATGTGGTGACCGTCGAGAAGCACGAGCTCTACGCTGGCGAATACGCCAAGATCACAAGCGCCCTTCGGGAGACGTCGATCGAGTTCCTCGACCTCGATATCATCTCAGACCCTCTGCCCGGCACATTCGACGCGGTACTCCTGATGGCTGTCATCGAGCACCTGAACGGCAGCCCAAGAGCGTTGCTCCAGAAATGCCACGGACTTCTCAGAGACGGCACCTCACGTTTCGTACTCGACGTTCCGAACGCGGCATCGCTTTGGAAACGCCTGCGCATGCTGCTTCGCGGCCGCCCCCCTTTCCCGGCCATCGAACACTACTACGACAGTGAGTACCCGTACGCCGGGCACAATCGGGAGTACACTCCGTCCGACGTGAGGAAGGTGCTCGAATGGAGTGGCTTCCGGGTTGAGTGCATGGACACGTTCAACTACCATCTGCCGGGCATCTTGCCTCGTCTGGTGCAGGCGTGTGCCACAAGCGACGCCAAGCAGTGCGTCCTTGCCTTCTGCTCTCCCATCTGA
- a CDS encoding FkbM family methyltransferase: MRSLLSIAKRLAHRALRSVGLDVVRASSLSEQVWGSLSRLSIRSVIDIGANEGQFAQFALETFKNAKVCCFEPLPDVAARLSTWAEGSAGRVKVFPIALGEAPGEATMLRHREFSPSSSMLQTTSDFGRLHPELLDQERISVPIDTLDSALAGESLEDGILVKMDVQGFEDRVIRGATRTLGRARACTIEANLDSIYEGQARFDALVVALCGLGFQYGGNVAQVYDPRDGHVSYVDALFVKPTTNPSPGGRVT, encoded by the coding sequence ATGCGATCCCTGCTCTCCATAGCGAAACGCCTCGCGCATCGCGCACTCCGTTCCGTAGGGCTTGACGTAGTTCGCGCGTCCTCTCTTTCCGAACAGGTATGGGGAAGCCTGAGCCGGTTGTCCATCCGCAGCGTGATCGATATTGGTGCCAACGAGGGGCAGTTTGCGCAGTTCGCCCTCGAGACCTTCAAGAATGCCAAGGTCTGTTGTTTCGAACCACTCCCAGATGTCGCGGCGCGGCTTTCGACGTGGGCGGAAGGCAGCGCAGGGCGCGTCAAGGTGTTTCCTATCGCGCTCGGAGAAGCCCCAGGCGAGGCGACGATGCTGCGACACCGTGAGTTCTCTCCATCATCGTCGATGCTTCAGACCACAAGCGATTTCGGTCGTCTCCACCCGGAACTGTTGGATCAGGAACGGATCAGCGTGCCGATCGATACGCTTGATTCGGCGCTGGCGGGCGAGTCGCTCGAGGATGGCATCCTGGTGAAGATGGACGTCCAGGGTTTCGAGGACCGAGTGATCCGGGGAGCGACGCGCACGCTGGGCAGAGCGCGCGCATGCACCATTGAGGCGAATCTCGACAGCATCTACGAGGGGCAGGCACGGTTCGACGCCTTGGTGGTGGCGCTGTGTGGGCTTGGGTTCCAGTACGGGGGCAACGTCGCCCAGGTCTATGACCCGCGGGACGGGCACGTCTCCTATGTGGACGCCTTGTTCGTGAAACCCACGACGAATCCCTCTCCGGGGGGGCGCGTGACGTGA
- a CDS encoding glycosyltransferase family 4 protein — protein MRRAPMRIGFNTLSENPFSPSGAQGYFINLLREIGKLDTENEYVVFVSRTNRHLYEFGYQNFRLVHGGPSNEARKWRVLAEHTSIPALLWRYRVDVFNAPATIAPITSPGKLVLTVKALTQFHHAGAVPWRVRTYRSLMLERSARRATLVVANSDSCVEDVDRFLRVPRAKIRKVHEAYDPTIFHVMDLAFVKAELSRRFRIERPYVLFVSSFYPYKNAEGLLEAFRRVCDKPACKDMLLVCVGGNDTDGYLGKIKRQAEAIGLADRVVFTGYLPHPDVALFYNGASVFVYPSHYETFGLTIPEAMACGAPVIASNVMSIPEIAGGAAVLIDPKSVDEIADAIERVVSEDDLHTRLRESGLARAQDFSYERTAGQMIGIYAEAAHM, from the coding sequence GTGAGACGGGCACCGATGCGGATCGGCTTCAACACGCTATCTGAGAACCCCTTCAGCCCCAGCGGCGCGCAAGGGTACTTCATCAATCTGCTGCGGGAGATCGGCAAGCTCGACACCGAGAACGAGTACGTCGTGTTTGTCAGTCGGACGAACCGGCATCTCTACGAGTTCGGGTACCAGAACTTTCGCCTAGTCCATGGCGGCCCGTCCAACGAAGCCCGCAAGTGGCGCGTCTTGGCGGAACACACATCGATTCCTGCATTGCTCTGGCGCTACCGCGTCGATGTGTTCAACGCGCCAGCGACGATTGCTCCGATCACGTCACCGGGCAAGCTCGTCCTGACGGTGAAGGCGCTTACGCAGTTTCATCATGCGGGAGCAGTTCCGTGGCGCGTGCGAACCTACCGGAGCCTGATGCTGGAGCGTTCGGCGCGGCGTGCGACGCTTGTCGTCGCAAACTCCGATAGTTGCGTCGAAGACGTCGACAGGTTTCTGCGTGTCCCCCGAGCGAAGATACGAAAGGTCCACGAGGCATACGACCCGACCATCTTCCACGTCATGGACCTAGCGTTCGTCAAGGCTGAGCTTTCGCGGAGATTCAGGATCGAACGTCCGTACGTGCTGTTTGTCTCCAGTTTCTATCCGTACAAGAACGCAGAGGGTTTGCTCGAAGCGTTTCGACGGGTTTGCGACAAGCCGGCGTGCAAAGACATGCTTTTGGTATGCGTCGGCGGGAATGACACGGACGGGTATCTCGGCAAGATCAAACGGCAGGCAGAAGCCATCGGGCTTGCTGACCGTGTTGTTTTCACGGGCTACCTTCCGCATCCGGACGTAGCTCTCTTCTACAATGGCGCGAGCGTATTCGTGTATCCGTCACACTACGAGACGTTCGGTCTGACAATCCCGGAAGCCATGGCCTGCGGGGCTCCCGTCATAGCGTCCAACGTGATGTCCATCCCCGAAATCGCCGGAGGCGCCGCGGTGTTGATCGATCCGAAATCTGTCGATGAGATTGCGGACGCCATCGAGCGAGTCGTCAGCGAGGATGATCTGCACACAAGGTTACGCGAAAGCGGTCTCGCGCGAGCGCAGGACTTCTCCTATGAGCGGACGGCGGGGCAAATGATCGGCATTTACGCCGAAGCCGCCCACATGTAG
- a CDS encoding glycosyltransferase family 4 protein, producing the protein MVEVTTSSHEPQSGARRLLMAVYQYPPFGTVGGSIRATKFSRYLLDHDWQPIVLTIRDSGNPYVRRDSASLLTEVDPRVTVDRIRAIQPPAFLVRLLRGGSAPTDPRAATGKQSLGPKRLLRAFCRTVQGLLDRHLLTYDPMIAWVPFALWRMRRWMSGRGVDAVFVTAPPRSMVVLAWLARRIYHKPVIWDVRDDWVDTPPFYTKSRIQRAIGRWVERRTVQAVDRVVVVSTRSYEDFVARYGAQRRKIRMIPNGCDLDELQVGASTPRDDRDDGRLRIVHAGTVMPPTRDPRALFDALSHLRRDMPDCYEAIDLLFVGPLPRVSAEHAWRAGLTECVSEVGFLPRDEFWKVTRNADLLLTVGDVGFPSMVPGKIYDYWAARRPQLYIGDPGSAWSLVEDNQLGVCVRNDPERIAEALAELVVRWRSGGLGDLSVDGLARYDRQHLTSQLATELDAIVGIQAEGLET; encoded by the coding sequence ATGGTAGAGGTGACAACGTCAAGCCATGAGCCGCAGTCCGGCGCACGTCGTCTCCTCATGGCCGTCTACCAGTACCCGCCATTTGGGACGGTCGGTGGCAGCATCAGGGCGACAAAGTTCAGCCGGTATCTGCTCGACCACGACTGGCAGCCCATCGTCCTCACGATCCGCGACTCCGGGAACCCGTACGTCCGGCGGGACAGCGCGTCGCTCCTGACAGAAGTCGATCCGCGAGTGACGGTCGATCGCATTCGGGCGATCCAGCCGCCGGCGTTCCTCGTCCGTCTTCTGCGAGGAGGGTCCGCCCCAACGGACCCAAGAGCCGCCACAGGGAAGCAATCCCTGGGCCCAAAGCGCTTATTGCGCGCGTTCTGCCGTACCGTGCAGGGGCTCCTCGACAGACACCTTCTCACCTACGATCCCATGATCGCGTGGGTCCCGTTCGCTCTCTGGCGGATGCGCCGTTGGATGTCCGGCCGCGGGGTCGATGCTGTGTTCGTGACAGCGCCGCCCCGGTCGATGGTCGTCCTGGCATGGCTGGCGCGACGCATCTACCACAAGCCAGTCATCTGGGATGTACGCGACGACTGGGTGGACACGCCTCCGTTCTACACAAAGAGCCGAATCCAGCGAGCCATCGGGCGATGGGTCGAGCGCCGGACGGTGCAAGCGGTTGACCGCGTCGTCGTGGTCTCCACCCGGAGTTACGAGGACTTCGTCGCACGATACGGCGCACAGCGTCGCAAGATTCGCATGATCCCGAACGGATGCGACCTGGATGAGTTGCAGGTTGGCGCTTCGACGCCTCGTGACGACCGAGATGATGGGCGCTTGCGCATTGTACATGCCGGGACGGTGATGCCGCCGACCCGCGACCCGCGCGCGCTATTCGACGCGCTGTCGCACCTACGACGCGACATGCCGGACTGCTACGAGGCAATCGATCTCCTGTTCGTGGGCCCTCTGCCGCGCGTATCTGCGGAGCACGCGTGGAGGGCCGGCTTGACTGAGTGCGTCAGTGAGGTCGGATTTCTGCCACGCGACGAGTTCTGGAAAGTGACGCGCAACGCGGACCTTCTGTTGACCGTCGGAGACGTTGGCTTCCCGTCCATGGTGCCTGGCAAGATCTACGATTATTGGGCGGCGCGCCGACCACAACTCTATATCGGGGACCCTGGGTCCGCCTGGTCGCTGGTCGAGGATAACCAACTGGGCGTCTGTGTTCGGAACGATCCCGAGCGGATCGCCGAGGCGCTGGCGGAACTGGTTGTCCGCTGGCGGTCGGGGGGGCTTGGCGACCTTTCCGTCGACGGGCTCGCGCGGTACGACCGCCAGCATCTGACCTCCCAGCTTGCCACGGAGCTCGACGCCATCGTTGGGATACAGGCTGAGGGCTTGGAGACGTGA